The sequence CCCGCGGCCTCGCTGACGCGCTCGTCGGACACGGGGGAGAGCGTGTAGTTGTTGAGCTGCGACACGAGCAGGCCGAAGCCCGCGCCCGCGACGATCAGCGGCGCGACGAGCGCCCAGCCCGAGCCGGCGCGGGGCACGATCGGCAACAGCGCGACCAACCCGAGCGAGAGCAGGGCCCAGCCGATGCGGATCACGCTCGCGGGACGTCGGCGGCCGGCGCGCCGACCGGCGAGCAACGCGGCGGCGAACATCGTCAGCGACAGCGGCGCGATCGTCAGGCCGGTCTCGAGCGCGTTGTACTCGAGCACCATCTGCAGGAAGATCGGCAGCGCGATCATCATCCCGCCGAGCGCGATGTTCTGCAGCATCTGCGAGGTGAAGCCGAGCCGGAACAGGTCCGCCTTGAACAGGTCGGGGTCGAGCAGCGTCGGCTTGCCCGCGCGCTTGCGGCGCACGAGCCAGCGGGACAGGGACACCAGCCCGACGAGCCCGACGGCGATCAGGAGGCCGACGAGCTCGCCGCCCTCCTGCCAGACGAGGATGCCGACGATCACGCCGCCCATCCCCACCGCCGACAGCACCGCGCCGACGCCGTCGACGGTGCGCGCCCCGGTGTAGGGCACGTCCTTGACCCGGCCGAGCCCGAGCAGCACGCCCGCGATCACGACGACCTCGAGCGCGAAGCCGACGCGCCACGACAGCGACGTGGTCAGGAAGCCGCCGAGCAGCGGCCCGACCGCGGCCGCGACCGCCGACGCCGCGCCGACGAGCGCGTAGGCCTGCTTCTGCGCGGCGCCCTCGAAGTTCCCGTGGATCAGCGACTGCATGGACGGCAGCAGCAGCGACGCGCCGAGCCCGCCGATGATCGCCCAGAACACGACGATCGCGAACAGCCCTTGCGACAGCGTCATCGCCAGCGCGCCGATCGCGTAGCCGAGCAGCCCGAGAACGAAGGCGCGCTTGCGGCCGATCAGGTCGGCGACCTTGCTGCCGATCAGGATGAACGCGGCGGACACGAGCGCCTCGAGCGCGATCGCGCCCTGGACGCCGCTGACGGTCGTCCCGAGGTCGTCGACGACGCTCGAGATCGACACGTTCATCAGCGACGTGTCGACCACGAGCACGAACATCGCCGCCGCGAGCAGCAGCGCGAGCCTGCGCTCACCGGCGGCCATGGGCCAGCTTCCGGATCTCCGACGCCACCAGCACCGTGAGCCCGGCGCCGAGGCAGATCAGCCACTGGTGGCCGGTCAGCGGCACCGTGTCCAGCACGCGCTGCAGGAACCCGAGCTCGGTCGTGAGGATGATCGCCACCGCCGACAGCAGGGACGCGATCACGAACGTGCGGTCGTTGAACGTGTCCAGGCTGAACACGGTGCGCCACTCGTCACGGGTCGCGAACGAGAACACCAGGTTCGAGACGGCGAACGTCGTCAACGCCATCGTCCGTGCGAGGTCCGCGCCGTGCTCGTGCTCGGCCCAGGCGGCCACGCCGAGCGTCGCTGTCGCCATCACGAGCCCGGCGACCACGAACCAGCGCGTGTCGGCGCGGTGCAGGATCGGCTGGTCGGGCTTGCGCGGGCGGCGCTCCATCACGCCCTCGCTCGCGTCCCCGTAGCCGAGGCCGATCGCCTGGAACACCTGCGTGGTGAAGTTCACCCACAGCGTCTGCATCGGCAGGAACGGGATCCCGGAGACGATGTTCAGGAGGCTCGCGCCGAGGAACGTCAGGACCATCCCGGCCAGCGCGCCCATCTGGAAGCGGATGTACTTGACGAGGTTGTCGTACAGCCGCCGGCCGAGCTCGATCGCCTTGACGATCGTGGCGAAGTTGTCGTCGGTGAGGATCATCGCGGCGGCCTCCTTGGAGACCTCGGTGCCGGTGATGCCCATCGCGATCCCGATGTCGGCGCGCTTGAGGGCCGGGGCGTCGTTGACGCCGTCGCCGGTCATGCCGACGACGTGGCCCTTGCGCTTGAGGATGTCCACGAGCCGGACCTTCTGCTCGGGCGTGACGCGGGCGATCACGCCGATGCCGTCGATCTCCGCGTCCGCCTGCTCCTCGCTGAGCGCGGCGAACTGGGCGCCGGTGATCGCGCGGCCGCGGATGCCGAGCTGCTGCGCGATCGCCTCCGCCGTGACGGCGTGGTCGCCGGTGATCATGCGCACCTGGATGCCGGCGGCGTGGGCGGTCGCGATCGCCGCCTTGGCGGCCGGCCGCGGCGGGTCGACGATGCCGACGAGCGCGAGCAGCGTCAGGTCGGTCATCAGCGCCAGCAGGTCGCTGCCGGGGTCGAACGCCTCCGGGGCGAAGTCCTTGCGCGCGGTCGCCATCACGCGCAGCCCCTGCTTGCCGAGCCGCTCGTTCTCGTCGAGGTAGCGCGTGCGGAAGCCGTCGTCGACGCGCGCGGCCAGCAGCGCGGGGTCCAGCCGCCAGGCGCTGCGGGCCAGCAGCTGGTCGGGCGCGCCCTTCACGAACGCGCGCACGACGTCCTGGCCGGACTCGTCGGTCATCCGGTGGAACGTCGCCATCAGCTTGTAGGCCGTGTCGAACGGAAGCTCGGCGACGCGCGGGTAGCGCTCGCGCGTCTGGTCGAGGTCCAGGCCGCCCTTCTCGGCCAGCACGACGAGCGCGCCCTCGGTGGGGTCGCCGATCATCTCGCCCGCGTCCGTGAGGACGGCGTCGCAGGCCAGCGCGAGCGGCAGCATGAACGGCTCGAGATCGATCGGCGGCTCGCCCGCGACGTGCTTGATCCGGCCCTCGGTCGAGTAGCCGCTGCCCGAGACCGTGTAGCGCCGGCCCGGGATGGTGAGCTCGACCGCGGTCATCTGGTTGAGCGTCAGCGTCCCGGTCTTGTCCGAGCAGATCGCCGAGGTGGCGCCGAGCGTCTCGGTCGAGCGCAGCCGCTTGACGATCGCGTTCGCGTCCGCGAGCAGGCGCGTGCCGCGCGACAGGATCGTCGTCACCACGGCGGGCAGCCCGGTCGGGATCGCGGCGATCGAGAAGGCGACCGCGACCGTGAAGACTTCGGTGAAGCTCTGCCCGCGCCACATGTTGAGCACGACGGACGCGACCAGCGCGAGGCCGGCGATGGTGACGAGCTGCTTGGTCAGCTTCTCCAGCTGCAGCGTCAGCGGGGACTTCGCCTCCTGCGTCTGCTGGAGCATCCCGGAGATGTGCCCGACCTCGGTCCCCATCCCGGTCGCGGTGACGACGAACTCGCCCGTCCCGCGCGTGACGTTCGTGTTCATGTAGACCATGTCCGTGCGGTCGCCGAGCGCGGCGTCCGGCGCCGCGACCGACTCGACGCCCTTGCCCACGGGCACGCTCTCGCCCGTGAGGGCCGACTCGGCGACCTCCAGCGTCGCGGCCGCCAGCACGCGGCCGTCCGCCGGCACGACGTCACCGGCCTCGACGTTCACGACGTCACCGGGCACGAGCTCCTCGGCCGCCAGCTGCGTGAGCTTGCCGTCGCGGCGCACGCGCGCCTTGACGATCATCATCTTCGCCAGCGCCGCGACCGCCGCGGCGGCCTTGCCCTCCTGGTTGAGGCCGAGCACCGCGTTCAGCAGCGTCAGCAGCAGGATCATGATCCCCGTGCCGGGCTGCTTGACGGGGTAGATCGAGATCACGCCGGCCGCCAGGAGGACGATCTGCATCGGGTCCCGGTACTGGCGCAGGAACGCGTGCCAGCGGGGCTCGGCCTTGGCCTCGGCGAAGCGGTTGGGTCCGTAGCGGCGCAGGCGCTCGGCGGCTTCGGCGCTCGTCAGGCCCTGCTCGGGCACGACGTCGAGCTCGTGCGTGGCGCCTTCGCGCGAGAGCGCGTGCCAGGTGGGCACTTCGGCCGGGGTCGGCGGCGGGGCGGTGGTCGCCATGCTGCGCAGCATCAGCCGTGAGGTGGGCCGGTGGCAATGAAGCGCGCCTGAGTCGCTCGGGGGTGCACGCACCCCCGCCCCTCAACGACGTCGCCCGCCCCGGGGTGGGGGCGGGCGACGGGTCCGGCCGGGGGGACTGCCGGCAGGGGGCTCAGGCGACGGCGGCCGCACCGAGGGCGGCCCGGAGGCGCTCCTCGTCGTCCTCGCTGAGGGAGGTCTGCACGATCTCGCCGCCGAACGGCGCGAGGCGCTCGAGCACCTTGTCGCGCGCGCCGGCCTGGCCGAGCGCGATCAGGGCGGCACCGCCCGGCGGCATCTTCGCGCCGAGCTGCTTGACGAGGTTGTCGTCGACGCCGGCGTCGGTCATCTTGCCCGCGACCGCTCCGGAGGCGGCGCCGATGGCCATGCCGAACAGCGGCACGAGGAACAGCAGCCCGATGAGACCGCCCCACATCGCGCCGCCCGCCGCGCCCGCTCCCGTGAGGCTCATCGCCTGGTGGAGCTTGATCTTGCCGTCGGGCTGGTGCTCGACGACCACTGCGTCTTCGAGCGTCAGCAAGTGCTCCTTGGTGGCCTGGATCAGCTCGGCCCGTACCCGTTCCGCGGTGGCGGCATCGGGATAGGCGATCGCTATGAGTGTGCTCATCGGACTCCTTTGGTCGACGGCCCGCAGTGTCGGCGCAACCCGTCCGCGCTGCCTCACCCGGATCGGATGATGTCCGTCCGCGGCGGCGCGGCGATGCTCGACCTCCGCTTCGGAGAGAGAAGGAGGCACCGGTGACGCAGGAACCGCTCGACGAGATGGGCCCGATCGACTACGCCGTCTTCGAATGGCCCGGCCGTCAGCCGCAGGGGGACGCGGTCCCGCTGCTGATCGACCTCGCGGACCGCGGCATCATCCGCATCCTCGACATCGCACTCATGGTCAAGGGCGAGGACGGCACCGTGGCCGCCGTCGACCTCGGCGACCTCGAAGGCCAAGGCAGCGCGTTCGAGCAGTTCGCCGGCGCGTCCTCCGGCCTGCTCGCGCAGGACGACCTCGACGAGGCCGCCGAGGCGCTCGCGCCCGGCACCTCCGCCGCGGTCCTCGTGTGGGAGAACCGCTGGGCCGCGCCGGTCGCGGTCGCCGTCCGCCGCTCGGGCGGCCAGCTCGTCGCGAGCGGCCGCATCCAGATCCAGGCCATCCTCGCCGCGCTGGAGGCGGAAGAGGCCGGCACCCCGTCCACGCTCTGAGAGAGAAGGAGACACGATGCCCGGACTCTTGCGCGGGATGGCCCGCACCGCGGTCGTCGCCGGCACGGCGACGGCCGTGAGCAACCGCGTGTCCCGCCGCCAGGCCAACCGATGGGCCCAGCAGGGAACGTATCCGCCGCAGTACGCGGAACCCGAGCCCGCCCCGGCGCCGTCGGCTCCGCCCGTGGACCCGGTCGAGCAGCTGCGCGAGCTCGCCAAGCTGCGCGACGACGGCATCCTCACCGAGGAGGAGTTCGCCGCCGAGAAGCGCAAGGTCCTGGGCTGAGCGATGGCCAAGACGCAGATGCCGCCCCGCACGACCGCCACGAGCGACAGCGGGGCCTGGACCGGCTGGATCATCTTCGCCTCGCTGATGCTGGGCGTGGTCGGCTCGATCAACATCATCCAGGGCCTCGTGGCGTTGTCGCGCGACGACTACTTCCTGGTCCAGAGCGGCAACGACCTGTTGCTGTTCGACTTCGTCGCCTGGGGCTGGGTGCTGATCGTCTGGGGCTGCCTGCAGGTGGCGGCCGCCGTCGGGCTGAACATGGGCATGGGCTGGTCGCGCTGGCTCGCGATCGGCATCGCGTCGATCGGCATCGTGATCCAGATGCTGTTCCTCTCCGCCTATCCCATCTGGTCGGCGATGATCATCGCGCTGGACGTGATCGTGGTCTACGCGCTCACCGCGCGCTGGGCGGAGGCCCGGGCGGGGTTGTAGGCGATGATCGTCTGGCGGATCGCGGACGTGGCCTCGCGTCCCGCGCGCGGCGCGTGGAAGCTCGCCGGGCGCGCCGAGCGGAGCGCTCGCCACCGGGTGGTCGAGGGCAGCGGCCGGCTGACGCTCGTCTGCGTCGACGCGGCGCTCGTGTCCCCGTACGCCAACGAGGTGGTGCAGCGGGTCGTCGACTCCCAGCTCGCCGAGCGCGCGGTGGCCCGTGCGCTCGGCGGCCGGCTGGTGGACGTCGTCGCGGCCGACCTCGTGCGCTTCCGGGTGGTCGAGCGCGTGGCGGACAACCTGGTCGTGCGCGCCGCGCTCGACCGGGCGCTGGATCGGCTGGGCGAGGCCGAGGTGCCGCAGCAGATCGCGGACCGGCTGCTGGCGAGCGGGATCGCCGACCGGCTCGTGGAGCGGGTGCTGGACGGGCCCGAGCTCGAGCGGATCGTCGAGCGGGCGCTCGACAGCCCGGGCGCCGAGCGCCTGGTGACCAACGCGCTGGCCACGCCGGGCGCCGAGCGGCTGATGGTCCGGGTCGTCGAGAGCCGGGTCGTCGAGGAGGCGAGCATGCGGCTGGCCGAGGACGTGGTCGGGCGGTTGCGGGCGAGCCCCGCGCTGTGGACGCTGATCGACGAGATCGCGCAGAGCCCGGCCGTGCTCGACGCGATCGCCCAGCAGAGCGCGGGCTTCGCCGACCAGGTCGGCGACGAGCTGCGTGAGCGCACGCGGCACGCCGACGACCGGCTCGAGCGCGCGGCCTGGCGGCTGTTCCGCCGCCATCCCGCCGACGGCGCGCCGTCGACCCCGGGCGTGGCGTGACCGACGGGTCCGCGTCGCCGGTGTATGCCGGCCTGGCGACGCGGACCTTCGCGTTCGCGATCGACGCGCTCGTGATCAACGTCGTCGCGTGGTTCGTGGGGGTCGTGGTCGCGCTCGGCCTCTCGCTGCTGACGATCCCGGACGGCGTGATGACGGCCCTCGCGGCGATCGGCGCGGGGATCGCGTTGCTGTGGACGGCCGTCTACTTCGTGTTCTTCTGGTCGGGCACCGGGCAGACGATCGGGGATCGCCTGCTCGGGATCACCGTGCGCGACGCGGGCTCGCTGGAGGCGCTGTCGCTGCGACGGGCGGCGCTGCGGGTGCTGGTCCTGCCGCTGTCGGCGATCCCGTTGTGCGCGGGCTTCCTGATGATCCTGGTCGACCGCCGCCGCCGCGCGTTGCACGACCGGCTCGTGCACACCGTCGTGATCTACGCGGAGCCCGTGCGGGCGCGCCGCCCGGCGACGGTGTCAGCGGTCCGCGAGCGCGTCGCGTAGGTGCCGCTCCTGCTCGGGCGAGAGCTCCGAGCGCAGCGCCTCGACGGCGAGCCCGTGCAGCCCTTCGGCCACGTGGACCGCGGCCGCGCGGCCGCTGAGCACGAACAGCGCCGACGTGCCCGGTGTGACGCTCTCGCGCACGCGCTTGACGAAGTCGTCGGCGACGCCGAAGTCGGCCAGGCTGCCGGCGACCGCACCCGCGGCCGCGCCGAACGACGGCCCGGCGAGCGGCGTGAGGAAGATCAGCCCGAGGAACATGCCCCAGAACCCGTGCCACAGCCGGCCCGGCCCGTTCAGCGTGCCCAGCTCCCGCGTCGTCGGCGTCTGCCGGTCCGGTGGCCAGGCGACCAGCGCGGCGTCGTCGATCCCGCCGACCGTGCGGGCGAGCGGCGCGATCGCCGCCTCGGCCCCGTCGGGGCGCGGGAACCGCCAGACCGTGAGCGTGTTCACGCCTCGCCGATCAGGCCGGCGCTGCGCCCACGGGCGACCGCGTCCGAGCGGCAGGACACGTCGAGCTTGCGGTAGACCGCGAGCGCCTGCGTCTTGACCGTGTTGGTCGACACGTGCAGCCGCTGGCCGATCTCGCGGAACGACATGTGGCTCGGCAGCAGCCGCAGCACGCGCAGCTCCGCGTTGGTGAGCATCGGACCGTCGCCGGTGGCCGTCTCCGCGAAGGCGTCCGCCCGGGCCCAGCCGTCGTGGATCCAGCGTTCCAGCGTGCGGTCGCCGGGCACGCGGGGCTGCAGGTGCGCGGCGCGCGTGAGCCCGCCGCGCGCGGCCGGCCCGTCGCTGAGCAGGATCTCGGCGCGCGCGAGCCAGATCTCGGCCTCCGCGAGCACCCACGGCACGAAGTCGGTGCGCGCCGCGAGCAGCCGCCGCGCGTCGACGGCGTCGTGCCGCGCCTGCGCGATGTCCCCGCGCTGCGCGGCGACGACCGCGCCCGTGGCCAGCACGAGCGCCCGGACGGCGCCGGGCACGCCGGTCGTGAGCGCGGCGTGCGCCGTCGCCGCGCACTCGGCGGCCTCGTCCCAGGCGTCGCGGTCGGCGGCGGTGAGCGCGAGCTGCGCGTGCGCGAGCGCGGCGACGACCGGCAGCTCGTCCGCGCGGTCGGCGGCCTCTTCAAGCAGGGGCGCAGCGGCGTCCGCGTCGCCGCCGAGATGCGCGGCGACACCGGCCAGCAGCAGCGCCAGCGCGTGCCACGGGCTCCACGGCGGAAGCAGCGTCCGCGCCTGGGCGGCGTCCGCGGCCATGTCCTCGAGCCCGTGCTGGGCGAGGCACGCGCGCAGGAGCGCGACCGCAGCGGCGCCGTCGTCGCACGCGAAGCCCGGGGGAGCGACGAGCTGCGCGGCGCGTTCGTTCGCGGCCGTTGCGGCGGGGTGCGCGGCGCGCTCGCCGGCGCGCACGTCCGGCGTGGCGCCGACGGTGGCGCGTTCGTCGGCGGGCCCGCTGGGGGTGGCGGCGTGCGTGGCGCGGCCGTCCGCGGGTGCTGTGCGTGCGGCGAGTGCGCGTTCGGCCGCGTCCAGGGCGCGTTCGGCGGCGGCGCGGCGGCCCGTCAACAGGCGGTGTGTGGCGACGGCCAGCGCCAGCGGGGCATTCGCGGCCACGGCGCGGGCGTCGAAGCGGGGCATCCACGGTTCGAGCGGCTCGGTCGGCAGGCCGGCGGCCGCCGGGCGTGCGAGCGCCCAGAGCAGGCGGCCGGCGAGCGGCGTGTCGCCGGCGGCGAGGGCGTGCGTCAACGCCGGTCGAGGGTGGGCTTCCGCCGCGTGCCAGAGCGCGGCGCGGCGCTGCAAGGTCGACTCGAGCTCGGGTTCGACGCGGGCGCGCTCGGCGCGGAGCATCCCCGCCAGCAGGGGGTGGACCGCGAGGCGCAGCGTGCAGGCGTCCGACGCGGTCAGCGGCAGCCCGCGGCGCACGAGCTCCTCGAGCGCCGGCCCGGAGCCGTGCGTGTCCAGGACGGCGTCGCAGGCCGGGGCGCTGAGCTCTTCGAGCACCGAGCAGCGCCGGGCGAACGCGCGCTGGCCGGGCGTCAGGGCGCCCAGCACGTCGTCACGGAGGAAGCTCGCGAGCAAGGGCTCGCCGCCGCTCAACGCCCCGAGGGCGAGCTGCGGGTCGGGTGCCTGGGCCAGGGTCCGCGCCGCGAGGTAGAGCGCCGCCGGCCAGCCCTGCGTCCGCCCGAGCAGCAGGTCGACCTGCGCCGGCTCGAGCCGCAGCCCGGTGGCCGCGACGAGCATCGCGGCCTCGAGGTGGGTCATCGCGAGGTCCTCCGGCCCGATCTCGACGACGCGCCGGTGGGCGCGCCAGCGGCCGATCGGGCCGGGCGGCGCCCAACGGGACACGAGTGCCAGCGTACGTCCGCGCGGCCACGTCGCGGCGGTCTCGAGCAGGCCGCGCAGCACGTCGGGGGACGCGTGCTGCGCGTCGTCGACCACCAGCACCTGCCCACCGGCCGGCGCCGACCGCGCCAGCAGGCGCGTGAGCCGCTCGTCGTGCGCCCCGGCCAGCGCGACGTAGGCGAACGGCCGGTCGTCGCGCAGCGCCCACTCGCTCACCAGCGTGCTCTTGCCGTAGCCGGCGGGAGCGGCGAGGACCGCGATCCGCGCGTCCTGCGCGTCGACGAGGCGACGCACGAGCCGCGCCCGCGGGACGGTGCCCGGCCCGGGGAGCGGTGGCGGGGGCCCACTCGGCGTCGCGTGCCGAGTGGGGTGCAGGACGAGCGCAGGGACGGTGTCGACGACCACGATGGCCTGAGCATCCAGCGACGCCCGTTCCCGGCCAAGGGAGCGCGCCCGCCACTTCGCGAGGGCGTGCACACCACCCCGGGAGGGCGGCCACGCACCCCCGCCACCCGGGTCAGGCGGCGGC comes from Solirubrobacter pauli and encodes:
- a CDS encoding MFS transporter, whose product is MAAGERRLALLLAAAMFVLVVDTSLMNVSISSVVDDLGTTVSGVQGAIALEALVSAAFILIGSKVADLIGRKRAFVLGLLGYAIGALAMTLSQGLFAIVVFWAIIGGLGASLLLPSMQSLIHGNFEGAAQKQAYALVGAASAVAAAVGPLLGGFLTTSLSWRVGFALEVVVIAGVLLGLGRVKDVPYTGARTVDGVGAVLSAVGMGGVIVGILVWQEGGELVGLLIAVGLVGLVSLSRWLVRRKRAGKPTLLDPDLFKADLFRLGFTSQMLQNIALGGMMIALPIFLQMVLEYNALETGLTIAPLSLTMFAAALLAGRRAGRRRPASVIRIGWALLSLGLVALLPIVPRAGSGWALVAPLIVAGAGFGLLVSQLNNYTLSPVSDERVSEAAGVNSAAGSFGLSFGLAFGGAIMLATLSIAFTQLARDSDVLPAAAQEQVADALEDDAQVMSNSALQEQLAAQPPAIQDEIVAINTDARPLALQVALLVPLIAALLGLANSFRMVRRPDPKPSAGAELALA
- a CDS encoding cation-translocating P-type ATPase, coding for MATTAPPPTPAEVPTWHALSREGATHELDVVPEQGLTSAEAAERLRRYGPNRFAEAKAEPRWHAFLRQYRDPMQIVLLAAGVISIYPVKQPGTGIMILLLTLLNAVLGLNQEGKAAAAVAALAKMMIVKARVRRDGKLTQLAAEELVPGDVVNVEAGDVVPADGRVLAAATLEVAESALTGESVPVGKGVESVAAPDAALGDRTDMVYMNTNVTRGTGEFVVTATGMGTEVGHISGMLQQTQEAKSPLTLQLEKLTKQLVTIAGLALVASVVLNMWRGQSFTEVFTVAVAFSIAAIPTGLPAVVTTILSRGTRLLADANAIVKRLRSTETLGATSAICSDKTGTLTLNQMTAVELTIPGRRYTVSGSGYSTEGRIKHVAGEPPIDLEPFMLPLALACDAVLTDAGEMIGDPTEGALVVLAEKGGLDLDQTRERYPRVAELPFDTAYKLMATFHRMTDESGQDVVRAFVKGAPDQLLARSAWRLDPALLAARVDDGFRTRYLDENERLGKQGLRVMATARKDFAPEAFDPGSDLLALMTDLTLLALVGIVDPPRPAAKAAIATAHAAGIQVRMITGDHAVTAEAIAQQLGIRGRAITGAQFAALSEEQADAEIDGIGVIARVTPEQKVRLVDILKRKGHVVGMTGDGVNDAPALKRADIGIAMGITGTEVSKEAAAMILTDDNFATIVKAIELGRRLYDNLVKYIRFQMGALAGMVLTFLGASLLNIVSGIPFLPMQTLWVNFTTQVFQAIGLGYGDASEGVMERRPRKPDQPILHRADTRWFVVAGLVMATATLGVAAWAEHEHGADLARTMALTTFAVSNLVFSFATRDEWRTVFSLDTFNDRTFVIASLLSAVAIILTTELGFLQRVLDTVPLTGHQWLICLGAGLTVLVASEIRKLAHGRR
- a CDS encoding DUF1269 domain-containing protein, translated to MSTLIAIAYPDAATAERVRAELIQATKEHLLTLEDAVVVEHQPDGKIKLHQAMSLTGAGAAGGAMWGGLIGLLFLVPLFGMAIGAASGAVAGKMTDAGVDDNLVKQLGAKMPPGGAALIALGQAGARDKVLERLAPFGGEIVQTSLSEDDEERLRAALGAAAVA
- a CDS encoding DUF6325 family protein, with translation MTQEPLDEMGPIDYAVFEWPGRQPQGDAVPLLIDLADRGIIRILDIALMVKGEDGTVAAVDLGDLEGQGSAFEQFAGASSGLLAQDDLDEAAEALAPGTSAAVLVWENRWAAPVAVAVRRSGGQLVASGRIQIQAILAALEAEEAGTPSTL
- a CDS encoding SHOCT domain-containing protein gives rise to the protein MPGLLRGMARTAVVAGTATAVSNRVSRRQANRWAQQGTYPPQYAEPEPAPAPSAPPVDPVEQLRELAKLRDDGILTEEEFAAEKRKVLG
- a CDS encoding DUF7144 family membrane protein; translation: MAKTQMPPRTTATSDSGAWTGWIIFASLMLGVVGSINIIQGLVALSRDDYFLVQSGNDLLLFDFVAWGWVLIVWGCLQVAAAVGLNMGMGWSRWLAIGIASIGIVIQMLFLSAYPIWSAMIIALDVIVVYALTARWAEARAGL
- a CDS encoding RDD family protein, yielding MTDGSASPVYAGLATRTFAFAIDALVINVVAWFVGVVVALGLSLLTIPDGVMTALAAIGAGIALLWTAVYFVFFWSGTGQTIGDRLLGITVRDAGSLEALSLRRAALRVLVLPLSAIPLCAGFLMILVDRRRRALHDRLVHTVVIYAEPVRARRPATVSAVRERVA
- a CDS encoding DUF1269 domain-containing protein, encoding MNTLTVWRFPRPDGAEAAIAPLARTVGGIDDAALVAWPPDRQTPTTRELGTLNGPGRLWHGFWGMFLGLIFLTPLAGPSFGAAAGAVAGSLADFGVADDFVKRVRESVTPGTSALFVLSGRAAAVHVAEGLHGLAVEALRSELSPEQERHLRDALADR
- a CDS encoding LuxR C-terminal-related transcriptional regulator — protein: MVVDTVPALVLHPTRHATPSGPPPPLPGPGTVPRARLVRRLVDAQDARIAVLAAPAGYGKSTLVSEWALRDDRPFAYVALAGAHDERLTRLLARSAPAGGQVLVVDDAQHASPDVLRGLLETAATWPRGRTLALVSRWAPPGPIGRWRAHRRVVEIGPEDLAMTHLEAAMLVAATGLRLEPAQVDLLLGRTQGWPAALYLAARTLAQAPDPQLALGALSGGEPLLASFLRDDVLGALTPGQRAFARRCSVLEELSAPACDAVLDTHGSGPALEELVRRGLPLTASDACTLRLAVHPLLAGMLRAERARVEPELESTLQRRAALWHAAEAHPRPALTHALAAGDTPLAGRLLWALARPAAAGLPTEPLEPWMPRFDARAVAANAPLALAVATHRLLTGRRAAAERALDAAERALAARTAPADGRATHAATPSGPADERATVGATPDVRAGERAAHPAATAANERAAQLVAPPGFACDDGAAAVALLRACLAQHGLEDMAADAAQARTLLPPWSPWHALALLLAGVAAHLGGDADAAAPLLEEAADRADELPVVAALAHAQLALTAADRDAWDEAAECAATAHAALTTGVPGAVRALVLATGAVVAAQRGDIAQARHDAVDARRLLAARTDFVPWVLAEAEIWLARAEILLSDGPAARGGLTRAAHLQPRVPGDRTLERWIHDGWARADAFAETATGDGPMLTNAELRVLRLLPSHMSFREIGQRLHVSTNTVKTQALAVYRKLDVSCRSDAVARGRSAGLIGEA